One genomic segment of Paenibacillus xylanexedens includes these proteins:
- the infC gene encoding translation initiation factor IF-3 translates to MINDEIRAKEVRLVGAEGEQIGITPIREALQMAIDLNLDLVNVAPQAKPPVCRIMDYGKFRYEQQKKDKEARKNQKIVDIKEVWFRSNIEEHDYQTKLRNVVKFLNEGDKVKCSVRYRGREIAHAAIGQRILERVKVEVAELCTVERQPKLEGRSMIMILAPKA, encoded by the coding sequence ATGATTAATGATGAGATTCGGGCGAAGGAAGTACGCCTTGTCGGAGCTGAAGGAGAACAAATTGGGATTACGCCCATTCGCGAAGCACTGCAAATGGCGATTGACCTGAATTTGGATCTGGTCAATGTGGCACCACAGGCTAAACCGCCGGTGTGTCGTATTATGGACTATGGCAAATTCCGCTATGAGCAACAAAAGAAAGATAAAGAAGCCCGTAAGAACCAGAAAATTGTTGATATTAAAGAAGTATGGTTCCGTTCCAATATTGAGGAGCACGATTATCAAACGAAGCTTCGTAATGTAGTTAAGTTTTTGAACGAAGGCGACAAAGTGAAATGTTCTGTTCGTTATCGCGGACGTGAAATTGCACATGCCGCGATTGGTCAACGGATTTTGGAGCGCGTTAAGGTAGAAGTTGCAGAACTTTGTACTGTTGAACGTCAACCGAAATTGGAAGGCCGCAGTATGATCATGATTTTGGCTCCTAAAGCCTGA
- the ilvC gene encoding ketol-acid reductoisomerase — MPVTTYYEQDAELNVLKGKTIAVIGYGSQGHAQAQNLRDSGLNVVIGLREGKSFDTAKNDGFEVLSPAEATSRADVVQILLPDETQASVYKNEIEPNLKEGAALLFSHGFNVHFGQIVAPKNSDVLLVAPKSPGHMVRRTYVEGFGVPGLIAIEQDATGKAKEIGLAYAKGIGCTRAGVIETSFREETETDLFGEQAVLCGGVSALVKAGFETLTEAGYAPEMAYFECLHELKLIVDMMYEGGLSSMRDSISNTAEYGDYVTGPRVVTEDTKKAMKEVLTDIQQGKFARDFILENQSGRAFLTATRRNEAEHPIEVVGGQLREMMHWIKK; from the coding sequence ATGCCAGTAACTACTTATTATGAACAGGATGCAGAGCTTAACGTATTGAAAGGAAAAACGATCGCGGTAATCGGTTATGGTAGCCAGGGCCACGCCCAAGCTCAAAACCTTCGTGATAGTGGATTGAACGTAGTCATCGGACTTCGTGAAGGTAAATCCTTCGACACTGCAAAAAATGACGGATTTGAAGTTCTGTCCCCGGCTGAAGCAACAAGCCGCGCAGATGTAGTTCAAATCTTGTTGCCAGACGAAACTCAAGCTTCTGTATACAAAAACGAAATCGAACCAAACCTGAAAGAAGGCGCTGCATTGCTCTTCTCACACGGTTTCAACGTTCATTTCGGTCAAATCGTTGCTCCAAAAAACAGCGATGTATTGCTGGTAGCTCCTAAGTCCCCTGGTCACATGGTACGTCGTACTTATGTGGAAGGTTTTGGTGTACCGGGCCTGATCGCGATTGAGCAAGATGCAACGGGTAAAGCTAAAGAAATCGGTTTGGCTTATGCTAAAGGTATCGGTTGTACACGCGCAGGGGTTATCGAAACTTCCTTCCGTGAAGAAACAGAAACAGATCTGTTCGGTGAGCAAGCTGTTCTGTGTGGTGGTGTGAGTGCATTGGTAAAAGCTGGATTCGAAACATTGACAGAAGCGGGTTACGCTCCTGAAATGGCATACTTCGAATGTCTGCACGAACTGAAGCTGATCGTTGACATGATGTATGAAGGCGGACTTTCAAGCATGCGTGATTCCATCAGTAACACAGCTGAGTACGGTGACTATGTAACTGGACCTCGCGTTGTAACTGAAGATACGAAGAAAGCAATGAAAGAAGTCCTGACAGATATCCAACAAGGTAAATTCGCACGCGACTTCATTCTGGAAAACCAATCCGGACGTGCATTCTTGACAGCAACTCGTCGTAACGAAGCTGAACACCCAATCGAAGTGGTTGGCGGACAATTGCGTGAGATGATGCACTGGATCAAGAAGTAA
- the rplT gene encoding 50S ribosomal protein L20: MARVKGGFVVRRRHKKVLKLARGYFGSKHRIFKTANEQVMKSLVYAYRDRRNTKRNFRRLWIVRINAAARMNGLSYNKLIHGLKLAGVDMNRKMLADLAVNDINAFNSLATVAKGKINA; encoded by the coding sequence ATGGCAAGAGTAAAAGGCGGTTTTGTAGTACGTCGTCGTCATAAAAAGGTTTTGAAACTGGCAAGAGGTTATTTCGGTTCCAAACACCGTATTTTTAAAACAGCTAACGAGCAAGTAATGAAATCCCTGGTATACGCATACCGTGACCGTCGCAACACGAAACGTAACTTCCGCAGACTGTGGATCGTTCGTATCAATGCTGCAGCACGTATGAATGGTTTGTCTTACAACAAACTGATCCATGGTTTGAAACTTGCTGGAGTAGACATGAACCGCAAAATGTTGGCTGATCTGGCCGTTAACGACATCAATGCGTTCAACTCTTTGGCTACTGTAGCTAAAGGCAAAATCAACGCTTAA
- the ilvN gene encoding acetolactate synthase small subunit: MIRHTISILVNDQPGVLQRVSGLFGRRGFNIESITVGQSEEPGLSRMVIVTIGDDKTLEQIEKQLYKIIDVIKVVDFSLKPMVARELALIKVKAEPSERPEILGVVETFRASVVDVGPGSLIVQVVGDTDKIDAMIELLKPYGIRELSRTGITALVRGNV; encoded by the coding sequence ATGATTAGACATACGATTTCAATATTGGTAAACGATCAGCCAGGTGTCCTTCAGCGTGTGTCAGGGTTGTTCGGTCGACGCGGATTTAACATTGAGAGTATTACAGTAGGTCAATCGGAAGAACCTGGACTCTCCCGGATGGTTATTGTCACCATTGGTGACGATAAAACGCTGGAGCAGATTGAGAAACAATTGTATAAAATCATCGATGTTATTAAAGTGGTTGATTTCAGCCTGAAACCGATGGTAGCCCGTGAACTCGCTTTGATTAAAGTGAAAGCAGAGCCTTCCGAGCGTCCTGAAATTCTGGGTGTGGTAGAAACATTCCGCGCATCCGTTGTAGATGTTGGTCCAGGTAGCCTGATTGTACAGGTAGTCGGAGATACCGACAAAATTGATGCTATGATTGAATTGCTCAAGCCATATGGCATTCGCGAATTGTCCCGTACAGGCATAACTGCATTGGTACGCGGCAACGTATAA
- a CDS encoding GNAT family N-acetyltransferase produces the protein MIRQRTSKLDDGAIMKLIDTQLVPLSHMSEKEINKIRKEIPLRMNRGMTFVVSPEPDKAAVAFIHFLMHGELLYVDMMAVSPKEQRKRYGQTLLLKAESFAVSRGCRRSKVMVDEGNTKGLQFYQKNGYSAIRYIMISRCYELEKTL, from the coding sequence GTGATTCGGCAACGCACATCCAAGCTGGATGATGGCGCCATCATGAAGCTGATTGACACTCAACTTGTTCCTTTATCCCATATGAGCGAAAAGGAAATTAATAAAATCCGCAAAGAAATACCCCTGCGAATGAACAGGGGCATGACCTTTGTTGTCTCGCCGGAGCCAGACAAAGCTGCTGTGGCATTCATCCATTTTCTCATGCATGGGGAATTGCTCTATGTCGATATGATGGCCGTTAGTCCGAAAGAACAACGCAAACGTTACGGGCAAACTTTGTTGCTCAAAGCAGAGAGTTTTGCAGTATCCCGGGGTTGTCGAAGATCTAAAGTGATGGTGGATGAGGGCAATACCAAAGGGCTTCAGTTTTATCAAAAAAATGGATACAGCGCGATTCGATACATCATGATAAGCCGCTGCTACGAATTGGAAAAAACATTATAG
- a CDS encoding ABC transporter ATP-binding protein produces the protein MGAATPVVELKQITKRFPGIVANDAISLQLRKGEIHALLGENGAGKSTLMNIVFGLYQPDEGSIEVNGKPVIIDSPNRAIDLGIGMVHQHFKLVQPFTVTENIILGSEPTKGLNINYKKAAAEVQSLSEQYGLKVNPHAKIHDISVGMQQRVEIVKTLYRGADILIFDEPTAVLTPQEIKELMIIMKRLVAEGKSIILITHKLKEIMEISDTVTIIRRGKVIDSVKTSETNPNELAEKMVGRNVTFKVDKKPATPGANVLEVSKLTAKNKEGISVLNQLNLNVRAGEIVGIAGVDGNGQSELIEALTGLRKVESGSILLEGKELSNHSPRHISESGVAHIPEDRHKHGLVLDFSVSENIVLESYYKAPYTRKGFLNFDAIKQQAKRLVEAFDVRTPSIETKARSLSGGNQQKAIIAREVDKNPELLIAAQPTRGLDVGAIEFVQKQLIAQRDQGKAVLLISFELDEIINVSDRIAVIYEGQIVGEVLPEETNDRELGLMMAGSTQKRGTAHE, from the coding sequence ATGGGTGCAGCAACCCCCGTCGTTGAGTTAAAACAAATTACGAAGCGTTTCCCAGGCATTGTTGCCAACGACGCCATCAGCCTTCAGCTTCGTAAAGGCGAGATCCATGCGCTACTGGGCGAAAACGGCGCTGGTAAGTCAACGTTGATGAATATTGTATTTGGTCTCTATCAGCCAGATGAAGGTTCCATTGAAGTGAATGGCAAGCCTGTCATCATCGACAGCCCTAACCGAGCAATCGATCTTGGCATAGGCATGGTGCATCAGCATTTTAAACTTGTACAGCCGTTCACGGTAACAGAGAACATTATTTTGGGATCTGAACCAACGAAGGGTCTCAATATTAACTATAAAAAAGCAGCCGCTGAAGTTCAGAGTCTTTCCGAACAGTATGGACTTAAGGTGAATCCTCATGCCAAAATTCATGATATTTCTGTCGGAATGCAGCAACGTGTAGAGATTGTTAAAACGTTGTATCGCGGTGCAGACATTCTGATTTTTGACGAGCCTACAGCCGTATTGACTCCTCAAGAGATCAAAGAACTGATGATCATCATGAAGAGGCTTGTAGCTGAAGGAAAGTCCATTATTTTGATCACGCACAAACTAAAAGAAATCATGGAAATCTCCGATACGGTAACGATTATCCGTCGGGGTAAAGTGATTGATTCGGTCAAAACTTCGGAAACGAATCCGAATGAGCTGGCAGAGAAAATGGTGGGGCGGAATGTCACATTCAAAGTGGACAAAAAACCGGCTACACCCGGAGCCAATGTGCTCGAAGTCAGTAAATTAACGGCCAAGAATAAAGAAGGTATTTCGGTTCTGAACCAACTTAACCTGAACGTACGTGCAGGAGAGATTGTCGGAATCGCAGGCGTGGATGGTAACGGTCAAAGTGAACTGATCGAAGCTCTTACCGGACTTCGTAAAGTAGAGAGCGGTTCGATTCTTTTGGAGGGCAAGGAGCTGTCCAATCATTCTCCGCGCCATATCTCGGAGTCGGGTGTAGCCCACATTCCGGAAGATCGACATAAACACGGACTTGTACTTGATTTTTCAGTGAGTGAAAATATCGTTCTGGAATCGTATTATAAAGCACCATACACCCGTAAAGGGTTCCTTAACTTCGATGCCATCAAACAGCAGGCGAAGCGGCTTGTTGAGGCATTTGACGTGCGTACACCAAGTATCGAGACCAAAGCTCGGTCCTTGTCCGGAGGAAACCAGCAAAAGGCCATTATCGCCCGTGAGGTAGATAAAAACCCTGAACTGCTTATCGCTGCGCAACCAACACGTGGTTTGGATGTAGGGGCTATTGAGTTCGTGCAAAAGCAACTGATTGCACAGCGCGATCAAGGGAAGGCTGTTCTGCTGATTTCATTTGAGCTTGATGAGATTATCAATGTATCTGACCGAATTGCTGTTATTTATGAAGGACAGATCGTTGGCGAGGTGCTGCCGGAAGAAACCAATGACAGGGAGCTCGGCTTGATGATGGCGGGCAGCACCCAAAAGAGAGGTACTGCGCATGAATAA
- the rpmI gene encoding 50S ribosomal protein L35, which translates to MPKMKTHSSLKGRFKITGSGKVLRYKAHKNHLLSHKSKRAKRVLNGNPVMAAGDVRRLKQGLANLKG; encoded by the coding sequence ATGCCTAAAATGAAAACACACAGCAGTTTGAAAGGACGCTTCAAAATTACCGGTTCCGGTAAGGTCCTTCGTTACAAAGCTCACAAAAACCACTTGCTTTCCCACAAATCCAAACGTGCTAAGCGCGTTCTGAACGGTAACCCAGTTATGGCTGCCGGGGATGTTAGACGTTTGAAACAAGGCTTGGCTAACTTGAAAGGCTAA
- a CDS encoding ABC transporter permease produces MDLLTIGQIINTTLVFATALIFASLGGIFSEKSGVTNLGLEGFMVFGAFAAGIGAHYAQEAGMGGTTSAWMGVLLAIVLGVLVSLIHAVASITFKADQIISGIVINFLAAGSTLYLVKLLFEGSGDSPLVQGFSKFDVPFLKDIPLLGEAFFKNVYPTTYLAILFVFLTYYIMFKTPFGLRLRSVGEHPSAADTVGVKVLRYRYIGVMISGALAAIGGAAITLTTTGTFSHNTVSGQGYIAIAAMIFGKWNPIGAFGAAVFFGFSQAIRNYVQLFEWSQSIPQEIIFMLPYLLTIIVLVAAVGRSSAPSALGEAYDPGKR; encoded by the coding sequence ATGGACTTGTTGACAATTGGGCAAATTATCAATACGACGCTTGTCTTTGCTACGGCATTGATTTTTGCATCACTCGGCGGAATTTTTTCGGAAAAATCAGGTGTAACCAACCTTGGACTTGAAGGCTTTATGGTCTTTGGTGCCTTTGCAGCTGGAATCGGGGCGCATTATGCTCAAGAAGCGGGCATGGGTGGAACGACATCGGCCTGGATGGGGGTTTTGCTCGCGATTGTATTGGGCGTACTGGTATCGCTGATTCATGCCGTTGCGTCCATCACATTTAAGGCAGACCAGATTATCAGTGGTATCGTCATTAACTTTTTGGCAGCAGGAAGTACGTTGTACTTGGTTAAACTGTTGTTTGAAGGTTCTGGTGATTCACCGTTGGTTCAAGGCTTCAGCAAGTTTGATGTGCCATTCTTGAAAGACATTCCTTTGCTTGGGGAAGCTTTCTTCAAGAACGTATATCCAACGACATATCTGGCTATTCTGTTCGTATTCCTGACGTATTACATCATGTTCAAAACGCCATTTGGTCTGCGCCTTCGTTCTGTAGGTGAACATCCAAGTGCGGCTGATACGGTGGGTGTTAAAGTGCTTCGTTATCGCTATATTGGCGTTATGATCAGTGGTGCGCTTGCGGCCATTGGTGGAGCTGCGATTACGTTGACGACTACGGGTACATTCTCACACAATACGGTTTCCGGCCAAGGTTATATTGCCATTGCAGCTATGATTTTTGGTAAGTGGAATCCGATTGGTGCCTTTGGTGCGGCTGTCTTCTTTGGATTCTCACAAGCGATCCGAAACTATGTACAGTTGTTTGAATGGTCACAAAGTATTCCCCAGGAAATTATTTTCATGTTGCCTTACCTGCTTACCATCATCGTTCTCGTTGCAGCAGTTGGACGTTCTTCGGCTCCGTCTGCACTCGGTGAAGCATATGATCCGGGTAAAAGGTAA
- the ilvB gene encoding biosynthetic-type acetolactate synthase large subunit — protein MGAQIPEVRSTDELREKWMKPEVISGSEILLRSLLLEGVDCVFGYPGGAVLYIYDAMYGFEDFKHVLTRHEQGAIHAADGYARASGKVGVCIATSGPGATNLVTGIATAYMDSVPLVVITGNVNSSLIGSDAFQEADITGITMPITKHSYLVKDVKDLSSIIHEAFHIANTGRKGPVLIDIPKDVSANKTLFEPSTEPVTLRGYNPRTVPNKLQVDRLAQAIQEAERPIILAGGGVVYSGGHEELFEFVEKTGIPITTTLLGLGAFPSGHELWTGMPGMHGTYTSNLAIQQSDLLINIGARFDDRVTGKLDGFAPHAKIVHIDIDPAEIGKNIATDIPIVGDVKTVLEIANKEVGRAERADAWRDQIKQWKQEKPYSYTDSDEVLKPQWVVEMLNDTTKGEAIVTTDVGQHQMWAAQYYKFNQPRSWVTSGGLGTMGFGFPSAIGAQMANPDRLVISINGDGGMQMCSQELAICAINNIPVKIVIINNQVLGMVRQWQELIYENRYSHIDLAGSPDFVKLAEAYGVKGLRATNKEEAARAWQEALDTPGPVVVEFVVRKDENVYPMVPQGATIDQMLMGDADE, from the coding sequence ATGGGAGCTCAAATTCCAGAAGTACGATCGACAGATGAATTACGTGAAAAATGGATGAAGCCGGAGGTCATTAGCGGTTCCGAGATTCTGCTGAGAAGTTTGTTGCTTGAAGGTGTGGATTGCGTATTTGGTTACCCGGGTGGCGCAGTGTTGTACATTTACGATGCAATGTATGGTTTCGAGGATTTCAAACACGTCTTAACCCGTCACGAACAAGGTGCAATTCACGCAGCTGACGGATATGCACGTGCAAGCGGCAAAGTTGGTGTTTGTATCGCTACCTCCGGGCCGGGAGCAACCAATCTGGTTACTGGAATAGCCACGGCATATATGGATTCTGTGCCGCTGGTTGTCATTACGGGAAATGTTAATTCCAGCCTGATCGGTTCGGATGCTTTCCAGGAAGCGGATATTACCGGGATTACAATGCCGATCACCAAACACAGCTATCTGGTAAAAGATGTTAAGGATTTGTCGAGTATCATTCATGAGGCATTCCATATTGCCAACACCGGCCGTAAAGGTCCTGTACTGATCGACATTCCGAAAGATGTCTCAGCCAACAAAACCTTGTTTGAACCGAGTACTGAACCTGTTACATTAAGAGGGTACAATCCACGGACAGTACCAAACAAACTGCAGGTTGACCGTTTGGCTCAGGCCATTCAGGAAGCAGAACGTCCAATTATTCTGGCCGGTGGCGGTGTGGTATACTCGGGAGGACATGAAGAACTGTTCGAGTTTGTTGAGAAGACAGGCATTCCGATTACGACAACCCTTCTGGGGCTTGGTGCATTCCCAAGTGGGCATGAACTATGGACAGGGATGCCAGGAATGCACGGAACGTACACATCCAACCTGGCCATCCAACAGTCGGATCTGCTGATTAATATCGGCGCACGATTCGATGATCGGGTAACAGGTAAGCTGGACGGATTCGCTCCACATGCCAAAATCGTTCATATCGATATTGACCCGGCTGAGATTGGTAAAAACATTGCAACCGATATTCCAATCGTTGGTGATGTGAAGACCGTACTTGAAATAGCCAACAAAGAAGTTGGACGTGCAGAGCGTGCAGATGCATGGAGAGACCAGATCAAACAGTGGAAACAAGAGAAGCCATACAGCTATACGGATTCAGACGAAGTGCTGAAACCGCAGTGGGTTGTTGAAATGTTGAATGATACAACCAAAGGTGAAGCGATTGTGACTACGGATGTGGGACAACATCAGATGTGGGCAGCACAATATTATAAATTTAATCAACCGCGTTCATGGGTAACTTCGGGTGGTCTCGGAACGATGGGCTTTGGATTCCCTTCTGCAATTGGTGCTCAGATGGCCAATCCGGACAGACTCGTTATCTCCATTAACGGTGACGGCGGAATGCAGATGTGTTCCCAAGAACTCGCAATCTGTGCTATTAACAATATACCGGTAAAAATTGTGATCATTAACAATCAGGTACTTGGAATGGTTCGCCAATGGCAGGAACTCATCTATGAGAACCGTTACAGCCACATTGATCTGGCAGGAAGCCCGGATTTTGTAAAACTGGCTGAAGCATATGGCGTGAAAGGATTGCGTGCAACGAATAAAGAAGAAGCAGCGCGTGCTTGGCAGGAAGCTTTGGATACACCAGGACCAGTCGTTGTAGAATTCGTAGTACGCAAGGATGAAAATGTGTATCCAATGGTTCCGCAGGGAGCAACAATTGATCAAATGCTGATGGGGGATGCTGACGAATGA
- a CDS encoding BMP family lipoprotein, with protein MKKMLSLSLVMLLAVSVMLAGCGSKPKEETNAGGDTGGTPTEAKSDLKIGMVTDVGGVNDKSFNQSAWEALQATETETGTAVKYLQSKSDEEYIPNLNEFVKGGYDLTWGIGFQLADAIKTVAEQNPDAKLAIIDSVVDAPNVKSVTFAEEEGSYLVGVVAGLTTKSNKIGFVGGMESPLIKKFEVGFREGVKAVNPDAQFISNYTGAFDKPDLGKAAAATLYNEGVDIIFHASGATGNGVFNEASARKKQGQDVWVIGVDKDQSLEFGDEITLTSMIKKVDEAVKRVNKEVVDGTFAGGSENLTLKENGVGIADTSTANVSADTLAKVEEYKEKIISGEIKVPTE; from the coding sequence ATGAAAAAGATGCTCAGCTTGTCTTTGGTAATGTTGCTGGCGGTATCTGTTATGCTCGCAGGTTGCGGTAGCAAACCGAAAGAAGAAACAAATGCCGGAGGAGATACAGGTGGCACACCCACTGAAGCGAAATCCGACCTCAAAATCGGTATGGTTACTGACGTAGGTGGAGTTAATGACAAATCCTTTAACCAATCCGCTTGGGAAGCTCTGCAAGCGACTGAAACAGAAACAGGTACTGCTGTTAAATACCTGCAAAGTAAATCCGATGAAGAGTACATTCCTAACCTGAACGAATTCGTTAAAGGTGGATATGATCTGACTTGGGGTATCGGTTTCCAATTGGCTGATGCAATCAAAACTGTAGCTGAGCAAAACCCTGATGCTAAACTTGCGATCATCGACAGTGTTGTTGATGCGCCTAACGTTAAATCCGTAACATTTGCTGAAGAAGAAGGATCTTACCTGGTTGGTGTTGTGGCTGGTCTGACAACAAAATCCAACAAAATTGGTTTTGTAGGCGGTATGGAAAGCCCACTGATCAAAAAGTTTGAAGTAGGATTCAGAGAAGGCGTTAAAGCAGTTAACCCTGATGCTCAATTCATTTCTAACTACACAGGTGCATTTGATAAACCTGACCTGGGTAAAGCAGCAGCAGCAACACTTTACAATGAAGGCGTAGATATTATCTTCCACGCTTCTGGCGCAACAGGTAACGGTGTGTTTAACGAAGCAAGTGCTCGTAAGAAACAAGGTCAAGATGTATGGGTTATCGGTGTTGACAAAGACCAATCTCTTGAGTTTGGTGATGAGATCACTTTGACTTCCATGATCAAAAAAGTTGACGAAGCAGTTAAGCGCGTTAACAAAGAAGTAGTTGATGGTACATTCGCTGGCGGTTCCGAGAACCTGACTTTGAAAGAAAACGGCGTAGGTATTGCTGATACCTCTACTGCCAATGTATCTGCTGATACACTTGCAAAAGTGGAAGAGTACAAAGAAAAAATCATCAGCGGCGAAATCAAAGTTCCTACGGAGTAA
- a CDS encoding ABC transporter permease, whose product MNNVLKWFTRDSFILPVVAIIMGLILGGVVMLIGGYNPIEAYGALFTKVFGDMYNFGEAVREMTPLIMTGLAFAFASRAGLFNIGGEGQFLVGMTAATFVGVKFAGLPIYLHAPLALIAGALFGGLWAAIAGYLKAARGVNEVISSIMLNWIGLYLANLIVRQFLLLKGENRSVDISESASISLTWLSELMGNSRVHMGTLIALVMAVLFYIYMWKTKQGYEIRAVGYNPNAAEYAGMHVNRNIVKAMFISGMLAGLGGAFQVLGVFHYQTVMSGSPGTGFDGIAVALIGLNHPFGVLLGAVLFGTLTYGSAGMSFAADVPPEIIRIVIGSIIFFIAAQGIVRWILKPFYSKRKKEKVL is encoded by the coding sequence ATGAATAACGTATTGAAATGGTTTACCCGAGATTCATTTATTTTGCCTGTAGTAGCTATTATTATGGGTCTTATTCTCGGTGGAGTTGTCATGCTGATTGGTGGCTACAATCCAATTGAAGCCTATGGTGCATTGTTCACCAAGGTATTTGGCGACATGTACAACTTTGGTGAAGCAGTACGGGAAATGACACCACTAATTATGACTGGACTTGCATTTGCATTTGCATCACGTGCAGGGTTGTTTAACATCGGGGGAGAAGGTCAATTTCTCGTTGGTATGACCGCTGCAACATTTGTTGGTGTTAAGTTTGCAGGTTTGCCGATCTACCTTCATGCGCCACTGGCTTTGATTGCCGGTGCATTGTTTGGTGGTCTGTGGGCCGCTATTGCTGGTTATCTGAAGGCGGCACGTGGGGTCAATGAAGTTATCAGTAGTATCATGTTGAACTGGATTGGTCTGTATCTGGCCAACCTTATCGTACGCCAATTCTTGCTGTTGAAGGGCGAGAATCGTTCCGTGGATATCAGCGAGTCGGCGTCGATTAGTTTGACATGGCTCTCTGAACTGATGGGCAATTCCCGTGTACACATGGGGACGTTGATTGCCCTTGTGATGGCTGTGCTCTTTTATATCTATATGTGGAAAACAAAACAAGGTTATGAAATCCGCGCGGTAGGTTACAACCCTAATGCGGCTGAATATGCAGGTATGCATGTTAACCGGAATATCGTAAAAGCGATGTTTATCAGTGGTATGCTTGCCGGTCTTGGTGGTGCCTTCCAGGTTCTTGGTGTGTTCCATTACCAGACCGTAATGTCGGGTTCACCGGGTACAGGCTTTGACGGAATAGCGGTTGCACTGATTGGTTTGAATCATCCATTTGGAGTGTTATTGGGTGCAGTGCTGTTCGGTACCCTCACGTACGGATCTGCAGGTATGAGTTTTGCTGCGGATGTTCCGCCTGAGATTATTCGGATTGTGATCGGTTCGATTATCTTCTTCATTGCGGCACAAGGCATCGTGCGCTGGATACTTAAACCGTTCTATTCGAAGCGTAAGAAAGAGAAGGTGTTGTAG